Proteins from a genomic interval of Piscinibacter sp. HJYY11:
- a CDS encoding FAD-binding oxidoreductase produces MSTALVNALRTVVGAANVMVEGDLSAYELDWRRRYRGKALAVVRPANTTEVAAVVKLCERHGAGLVPQGGNTGLVGGSVPDGSGSQVLLSLQRMNKVRAIDEANLTMTVEAGCILQAVQQAAAARNLLFPLSLAAEGSCTIGGNLATNAGGTQVLRYGNARELCLGLEVVNAGGEVWDGLVGLRKDNTGYDLRDLFIGSEGTLGIITAATLKLYPQPAARTTALASLDSLPNAVALLQMAQARLGAGLTGFEVMNRFSLSLVRKHFPQLRQPLPEAEWTVLLEQSDTESEAHARALFEGLLESAMETGLITDAAVAESIEQSRSMWHLRESIPLAQPEEGPNIKHDISLPVSSIPKFVAKTDAALQAAHPGTRSVNFGHLGDGNLHYNLQAPLGVDGSEFLRLHEPSVNTIVYDAVTAYGGSISAEHGVGALKRDELTHRKSPVALQMMRAIKRALDPQGLMNPGRVL; encoded by the coding sequence ATGAGCACCGCGCTCGTCAACGCACTGCGCACGGTGGTCGGCGCGGCGAACGTGATGGTCGAAGGCGACCTCTCCGCCTACGAGCTCGACTGGCGCCGCCGCTACCGCGGCAAGGCGCTCGCCGTCGTGCGGCCGGCCAACACCACCGAAGTGGCGGCCGTCGTCAAGCTGTGCGAACGCCATGGGGCCGGCCTGGTGCCGCAAGGTGGGAACACCGGGCTCGTGGGGGGCTCCGTGCCCGATGGCAGTGGCTCTCAGGTGCTGCTGAGCCTGCAGCGCATGAATAAGGTGCGCGCGATCGACGAGGCCAACCTCACGATGACAGTCGAGGCCGGCTGCATCCTGCAGGCGGTGCAGCAGGCGGCGGCCGCCCGCAACCTGCTGTTCCCGCTGAGCCTGGCGGCCGAAGGCAGCTGCACCATCGGCGGCAACCTCGCCACCAACGCGGGCGGCACGCAGGTGCTGCGCTACGGCAATGCGCGCGAGCTGTGCCTGGGGCTCGAAGTCGTCAACGCGGGCGGCGAGGTGTGGGACGGGCTCGTCGGCCTGCGCAAGGACAACACCGGCTACGACCTGCGCGATCTCTTCATCGGCAGCGAAGGCACGCTGGGCATCATCACCGCCGCCACGCTGAAGCTCTACCCGCAGCCGGCCGCGCGCACCACGGCGCTCGCCTCGCTGGACTCGCTGCCCAACGCCGTCGCGCTGCTGCAGATGGCGCAGGCGCGCCTGGGTGCCGGGCTCACCGGCTTCGAGGTGATGAACCGCTTTTCGCTGTCGCTGGTGCGCAAGCATTTCCCGCAGCTGCGCCAGCCCTTGCCCGAGGCCGAGTGGACGGTGCTGCTGGAGCAGTCGGACACCGAAAGCGAGGCCCACGCCCGCGCCCTCTTCGAGGGCCTGCTCGAAAGCGCGATGGAGACCGGCCTCATCACGGACGCGGCGGTGGCTGAATCCATCGAGCAATCGCGCTCGATGTGGCACCTGCGCGAATCGATCCCGCTCGCCCAGCCCGAGGAAGGGCCGAACATCAAGCACGACATCTCGCTGCCGGTCTCCAGCATCCCCAAGTTCGTGGCGAAGACCGATGCGGCCCTGCAAGCCGCCCACCCCGGCACGCGTTCGGTCAACTTCGGCCACCTGGGCGACGGCAACCTGCACTACAACCTGCAGGCGCCGCTGGGCGTGGACGGCTCGGAGTTCCTGCGCCTGCACGAGCCCTCGGTCAACACCATCGTCTACGACGCCGTCACCGCCTATGGCGGCTCGATCTCGGCCGAGCACGGCGTGGGGGCACTCAAGCGCGACGAGCTGACGCACCGCAAGTCGCCGGTGGCCTTGCAGATGATGCGGGCCATCAAGCGCGCGCTCGATCCGCAAGGCTTGATGAACCCGGGCCGGGTGCTCTGA
- the gcvA gene encoding transcriptional regulator GcvA has protein sequence MRRYKLPPLDLLEAFEAAARHLSFTRAADELALTQSAVSRQIAALEDSLGVPLFQRMHRALRLTESGELFARTASAVLMQLQGATEQLRQIERQKTVVVTTTPGFAGLWLIPRLSSFTARHPGVDVRISASFTLVKLEREGVDIAIRYCASAAAGPQAVKLFGEVMTPVCSPALRRTPGKPLKKPEDLRHHTLLYTEQSHSAPLYDWSMWLRAMQLDIKPAAALYFSDYDQMVSAALRGQGVALGRLPLVEQLVRERKLVTPFSQSVASPMGYHLLRSANSADKSEVSDFSAWLMEEAAR, from the coding sequence ATGCGACGCTACAAGCTGCCCCCACTCGACCTGCTCGAAGCCTTCGAGGCCGCAGCCCGCCATCTGAGCTTCACCCGGGCGGCCGATGAACTCGCGCTGACGCAATCGGCCGTCAGCCGGCAGATCGCGGCGCTCGAAGACAGCCTTGGCGTGCCGCTCTTCCAGCGCATGCACCGTGCCCTGCGGCTCACTGAATCGGGCGAGCTGTTTGCGCGCACCGCGAGTGCCGTGCTGATGCAACTGCAAGGCGCCACCGAGCAACTGCGCCAGATCGAGCGCCAGAAGACGGTGGTCGTCACCACCACGCCGGGCTTTGCAGGCTTGTGGCTGATCCCGCGCCTGTCCTCGTTCACCGCGCGCCACCCCGGGGTGGACGTGCGCATCTCCGCGAGCTTCACCCTCGTCAAGCTGGAACGCGAGGGTGTCGACATCGCCATCCGCTATTGCGCGAGCGCCGCCGCAGGCCCGCAGGCGGTGAAGCTCTTCGGCGAGGTGATGACGCCGGTGTGCAGCCCGGCCCTGCGTCGCACGCCGGGCAAGCCGCTCAAGAAGCCCGAGGACCTGCGCCACCACACCTTGCTCTACACCGAGCAGTCGCACAGCGCGCCGCTCTACGACTGGTCGATGTGGCTGCGGGCGATGCAGCTGGACATCAAGCCCGCCGCCGCGCTGTATTTCTCTGACTACGACCAGATGGTGAGCGCCGCGCTGCGCGGTCAGGGCGTTGCGCTCGGCCGCCTGCCGCTGGTCGAGCAGCTGGTGCGCGAGCGCAAGCTGGTCACCCCGTTCAGCCAGAGTGTGGCGTCACCGATGGGCTACCACCTGCTGCGTTCGGCGAACTCCGCCGACAAGTCGGAGGTGAGCGACTTCAGCGCCTGGCTGATGGAGGAAGCGGCGCGCTGA
- a CDS encoding DUF2917 domain-containing protein has product MQVAITPVTRLQRRQTFQLRARRGERIECQSGELWITQDGDPRDIVLGPRECFTLDRAGTAVVSALKDAAFVYRRSASMVLSPRPAASEAALPVRDCAAAY; this is encoded by the coding sequence ATGCAAGTCGCCATCACCCCCGTCACCCGGCTGCAGCGCCGCCAGACTTTCCAACTGCGTGCCCGCCGCGGCGAGCGCATCGAGTGCCAAAGCGGGGAACTGTGGATCACGCAGGACGGCGACCCGCGCGACATCGTGCTCGGCCCTAGGGAATGCTTCACGCTGGACCGCGCGGGCACTGCCGTCGTGTCGGCGCTGAAGGACGCGGCCTTCGTCTACCGCCGGTCGGCCAGCATGGTGCTGAGCCCGAGGCCCGCGGCATCCGAGGCCGCCCTGCCCGTGCGGGACTGCGCCGCAGCCTACTGA
- a CDS encoding DUF1178 family protein, giving the protein MKVLNLRCAHHHAFEGWFASEDDYQSQNERGLIECPMCGDKAVVKLPSAPRLNVSGAREPAPPAAPASPQQDQSMTLQSLWLRAVQHVMSTTVDVGDKFAEEARRIHYGETEERAIRGKASAEDAQALQEEGIEVMALPIPAAAKGKLQ; this is encoded by the coding sequence ATGAAGGTCCTGAACCTGCGCTGCGCCCACCACCATGCCTTTGAAGGCTGGTTTGCGTCCGAAGACGACTACCAGTCCCAGAACGAGCGGGGGCTGATCGAATGCCCGATGTGCGGCGACAAGGCGGTGGTCAAGCTGCCTTCGGCGCCGCGGCTGAATGTCTCTGGCGCGCGTGAGCCGGCGCCCCCAGCTGCGCCCGCTTCACCTCAGCAGGACCAGTCCATGACCTTGCAGTCGCTCTGGTTGCGTGCGGTCCAGCACGTGATGTCGACGACCGTCGACGTGGGCGACAAGTTTGCCGAAGAGGCTCGCCGCATTCACTACGGCGAAACGGAAGAGCGTGCCATCCGCGGCAAGGCCTCGGCTGAAGACGCCCAGGCCTTGCAGGAAGAAGGCATCGAAGTCATGGCCTTGCCGATCCCGGCGGCGGCCAAGGGCAAGCTTCAGTAG
- a CDS encoding NUDIX domain-containing protein encodes MSDRHLTEEQVSSEQVYRGHFLDVRRDEVRLPDGTLAAREYIVHPGAVMIVPLLDDGRLVVERQYRYPLGRVMLEFPAGKLDPGEPPLQCAIRELMEETGYTAREWARAGILHNAIAYSNEGIEVWFARGLQAGERSLDAGEFLDVGIATAEELEAQAASGELTDAKTLIGLLWLQNWRAGRWALNWGPA; translated from the coding sequence ATGAGCGATCGCCATCTGACCGAGGAGCAGGTCAGCTCCGAGCAGGTCTACCGCGGCCACTTCCTCGACGTGCGACGCGACGAGGTGCGCCTGCCCGATGGCACGCTGGCGGCGCGTGAATACATCGTCCACCCAGGCGCGGTGATGATCGTGCCGCTGCTCGACGACGGCCGCCTGGTGGTGGAGCGCCAGTACCGCTACCCCCTGGGCCGTGTGATGCTCGAGTTCCCCGCCGGCAAGCTCGACCCGGGCGAGCCGCCGCTGCAGTGCGCCATCCGGGAGCTGATGGAAGAGACCGGCTACACCGCCCGCGAGTGGGCGAGGGCGGGCATCCTGCACAACGCCATCGCCTACTCCAATGAGGGCATCGAGGTCTGGTTCGCCCGCGGGCTGCAGGCCGGCGAGCGCTCCCTGGACGCGGGTGAGTTCCTCGACGTCGGCATCGCGACCGCCGAAGAGCTCGAGGCCCAGGCCGCCAGCGGCGAGCTGACCGACGCGAAGACCTTGATCGGCCTGCTGTGGCTGCAGAACTGGCGCGCGGGCCGCTGGGCCTTGAATTGGGGGCCTGCGTAA